One Ooceraea biroi isolate clonal line C1 chromosome 6, Obir_v5.4, whole genome shotgun sequence genomic window carries:
- the LOC105287178 gene encoding uncharacterized protein LOC105287178 isoform X4, producing MVCFEDQYFNLNRSLLLVIGLWPYEQTNLARLRFIFFCVNLMSLIIFQLTVFVTSRCTPDVIITVLSVVFLVVIVKMQYILFSVNIKIVSRLIAICSIFILIIAQTWMDICDIVLQINTSRSHNLILMTEYFVDQEKYYYVMLLHINITASIAVFILVAIGTMFITFLQYIYGLFKIASYRMEHSLDMDTLNNSMKDVNLVSKKIICAIVLQRQAMNLPKFLVNKLESMMFFLILFGVTSLSLNLFRAFQIASLGNNITEIIPHLIYAFAIISYMFVANYLGQNLTDYSKEVFFAAYNIQWYLTPIPIQKLILFLLQRGVIDFNVNVGRLFIPSLEGFTMVKKSVIKYILNSTLHTENNKE from the exons ATGGTCTGTTTCGAGGATCAATATTTCAACCTCAACAGAAGTCTTTTACTCGTTATTGGCTTGTGGCCTTATGAACAAACAAACCTTGCTCGACttcgatttattttcttctgcgTTAACCTGATGTCACTGATTATATTTCAA CTTACAGTATTTGTGACTTCAAGATGTACTCCGGATGTTATCATTACAGTGCTTTCTGTTGTGTTTCTTGTCGTTATTGTTAAGATGCAATACATCTTGTTCAGTGTTAATATCAAGATAGTAAGCAGAT TGATTGCTATATGCAGCATATTCATACTTATCATTGCTCAAACTTGGATGGACATATGTGATATtgttttacaaattaatacaTCTCGGTCTCATAACTTAATACTAATGACAGAATATTTTGTCGATCAAGAAAAGTATTACTATGTTATGCtactacacataaatattacagCTTCTATAGCAGTATTTATATTAGTAGCAATAGGAACAATGTTTATTACATtcttgcaatatatatatgggTTGTTCAAAATTGccag CTACCGCATGGAACATTCATTAGACATGGATACATTAAACAATAGTATGAAAGACGTAAATCTTGTCtccaaaaaaataatttgcgctATAGTTCTTCAACGTCAAGCGATGAA TTTGCCGAAATTTCTGGTAAACAAATTGGAATCAatgatgttttttttaatactattTGGAGTGACTAGTTTAAGTCTCAATCTGTTCAGA GCTTTTCAGATTGCATCGCTtggaaataatattacagaGATAATACCTCATCTTATATATGCGTTTgctattatttcatatatgtTTGTTGCAAACTATCTCGGACAAAATCTTACGGATTATAGCAAAGAAGTTTTTTTTGCCGC ATACAATATTCAATGGTATTTAACTCCTATACCAATACAGAAATTGATACTGTTCCTGTTACAAAGAGGCGTAATAgattttaatgttaatgtcGGTCGATTATTCATTCCGTCTTTAGAAGGTTTTACTATGGTAAAgaaaagtgtaataaaatatattttaaatagtaCTTTACATACCGAGAACAATAaagaatga
- the LOC105287175 gene encoding uncharacterized protein LOC105287175 isoform X3: MCFKLREDMTRLENHHFSLNRILLRAIGLWPYEQSKFFRLHFILFSGILISAIIFQLTAFLTTRCTPDLILKVFSIVFIFCIFLLQYVSFGINVESVKELLIYLQDIRDELKDKNEIAITDEYGRDAKLCTAVLTMISIVGTFLIAITQVWSDVLNVILQINVSRSHNVPIITEYFISQEKYYYLIMLHQTTAVYIGVFTTVAIGTMLIAFYHNICGVFRIASYRIKHSIIFNMIQNSIKNEALISARIICAVDFHRRAMELTRSMVSTLQVMYCCLILFGVAALSLNLFRICQIATLKIDFMEMIIPLLMILIVIMYMYIANYLGQEVMDHCKDVFLNA; this comes from the exons ATGTGTTTCAAACTTCGTGAAGACATGACCCGTCTCGAAAATCACCATTTCAGTCTCAACAGAATTCTTTTACGTGCCATAGGCCTGTGGCCATATGAACAATCCAAATTCTTTCGGCTTCactttattcttttctctggTATTCTTATAAGTGCTATTATATTCCAG CTTACAGCATTTTTGACTACAAGATGTACTCCGGATCTGATTCTTAAGGTTTTCTCTATTGTgttcatattttgtatttttttattacaatacgTCTCGTTCGGTATTAATGTTGAATCA GTGAAAGAATTGTTGATCTATCTTCAAGACATACGTGACGAGTTAAAGGATAAAAACGAAATCGCTATCACAGATGAGTATGGCCGTGACGCGAAACTTTGCACAGCTGTTCTAACaa TGATTTCCATAGTTGGCACATTCTTAATAGCGATTACTCAAGTCTGGTCGGATgttcttaatgttattttgCAGATAAATGTATCCCGATCGCATAATGTGCCCATCattacagaatattttatcagtcaagaaaagtattattatttaattatgctgCACCAGACCACAGCAGTTTATATAGGAGTATTTACAACGGTAGCAATAGGAACAATGCTCATTGCATTTTATCACAATATCTGCGGCGTCTTTAGAATTGCTAG CTATCGCATCAAACattcaataatattcaatatgatACAAAACAGCATAAAAAATGAAGCTTTGATATCCGCAAGGATAATCTGTGCCGTGGATTTTCATCGTCGAGCTATGGA ATTAACGAGAAGTATGGTATCTACATTACAAGTAATGTATTGTTGCTTGATACTGTTTGGAGTGGCTGCTTTAAGCCTCAACTTATTTCGA aTTTGTCAAATTGCAACtttgaaaattgattttatggAGATGATTATCCCTCTTTTGATGATTCTTATTGTTatcatgtacatgtacattgCGAACTACCTTGGTCAAGAAGTCATGGATCATTGTAAAGATGTATTTCTTAATGCGTAA
- the LOC105287175 gene encoding uncharacterized protein LOC105287175 isoform X2 has translation MCFKLREDMTRLENHHFSLNRILLRAIGLWPYEQSKFFRLHFILFSGILISAIIFQLTAFLTTRCTPDLILKVFSIVFIFCIFLLQYVSFGINVESVKELLIYLQDIRDELKDKNEIAITDEYGRDAKLCTAVLTMISIVGTFLIAITQVWSDVLNVILQINVSRSHNVPIITEYFISQEKYYYLIMLHQTTAVYIGVFTTVAIGTMLIAFYHNICGVFRIASIKNEALISARIICAVDFHRRAMELTRSMVSTLQVMYCCLILFGVAALSLNLFRICQIATLKIDFMEMIIPLLMILIVIMYMYIANYLGQEVMDHCKDVFLNAYNSQWYIAPLRVQGLILFLLERGSTEFKLNVGGLYNASLEGFAMLVKASVSYFTVIYSTR, from the exons ATGTGTTTCAAACTTCGTGAAGACATGACCCGTCTCGAAAATCACCATTTCAGTCTCAACAGAATTCTTTTACGTGCCATAGGCCTGTGGCCATATGAACAATCCAAATTCTTTCGGCTTCactttattcttttctctggTATTCTTATAAGTGCTATTATATTCCAG CTTACAGCATTTTTGACTACAAGATGTACTCCGGATCTGATTCTTAAGGTTTTCTCTATTGTgttcatattttgtatttttttattacaatacgTCTCGTTCGGTATTAATGTTGAATCA GTGAAAGAATTGTTGATCTATCTTCAAGACATACGTGACGAGTTAAAGGATAAAAACGAAATCGCTATCACAGATGAGTATGGCCGTGACGCGAAACTTTGCACAGCTGTTCTAACaa TGATTTCCATAGTTGGCACATTCTTAATAGCGATTACTCAAGTCTGGTCGGATgttcttaatgttattttgCAGATAAATGTATCCCGATCGCATAATGTGCCCATCattacagaatattttatcagtcaagaaaagtattattatttaattatgctgCACCAGACCACAGCAGTTTATATAGGAGTATTTACAACGGTAGCAATAGGAACAATGCTCATTGCATTTTATCACAATATCTGCGGCGTCTTTAGAATTGCTAG CATAAAAAATGAAGCTTTGATATCCGCAAGGATAATCTGTGCCGTGGATTTTCATCGTCGAGCTATGGA ATTAACGAGAAGTATGGTATCTACATTACAAGTAATGTATTGTTGCTTGATACTGTTTGGAGTGGCTGCTTTAAGCCTCAACTTATTTCGA aTTTGTCAAATTGCAACtttgaaaattgattttatggAGATGATTATCCCTCTTTTGATGATTCTTATTGTTatcatgtacatgtacattgCGAACTACCTTGGTCAAGAAGTCATGGATCATTGTAAAGATGTATTTCTTAATGC gTACAACTCTCAATGGTATATAGCTCCCTTACGAGTACAGGGCTTGATATTGTTTCTGTTAGAAAGGGGCTCAACGGAGTTTAAACTAAATGTCGGTGGACTCTATAATGCGTCGTTAGAAGGGTTTGCTATG CTTGTGAAAGCTTCGGTGtcgtattttactgttatataCTCAACACGATGA
- the LOC105287177 gene encoding non-structural maintenance of chromosomes element 3 homolog, with amino-acid sequence MAARRDISSFFGMKYEATHVSYHLTFSPDLLFFVISRATKILRHVKRESAVPSSFTVAFPSNFCDIPTRMSKRKWASQGARGRESSVSLSQDCPGPSSQLVVSSSQRNTRSSAFRESLQLSSSQSTILQNMDTQEEMQLVSCVIRYLLVADRNKLPIQKNQIIKNALNGNGKQLQLILDTVRKHLLEVFGYKLMEIESNRYILINDVANHLPHLTFESTAGAQVLLFLVLVHIFMLGESCKEEALWDFLRKLNIIRFENVFLHEYFGDIKQLVTVDFVNQRYLEKIVNKDDTSQVEYAWGRRAKNEITYRSALEFVAEIYDQSSLNNWKLQYKAVIAQEQGKQS; translated from the exons ATGGCAGCACGGAGAGATATCTCCTCATTTTTTGGTATGAAATATGAAGCGACACATGTCTCATATCATTTGACTTTCTCGCCGGATTTGCTATTCTTTGTTATTTCAAGAGCGACAAAAATCCTTCGACACGTAAAACGCGAGAGTGCGGTTCCAAGCAGTTTCACAGTAGCATTTCCTAGCAACTTTTGTGACATACCTACCAGGATGA GTAAGAGAAAATGGGCTTCCCAGGGCGCTCGAGGCAGAGAGAGCAGTGTTTCTCTGTCTCAAGACTGTCCTGGTCCGAGTAGCCAGCTTGTCGTGTCGTCATCACAACGAAACACCAGGAGCTCAGCCTTTAGAGAATCATTACAGTTAAGTAGCTCGCAAAGTACGATATTACAGAATATGGATACTCAGGAGGAAATGCAGTTGGTTAGCTGTGTAATAAGGTACCTACTTGTGGCTGATCGGAACAAGCTGCCGATACAAAAGAATCAGATCATCAAGAACGCCCTGAACGGAAACGGCAAGCAGCTCCAGTTGATTCTGGATACAGTGAGGAAGCACTTACTCGAG GTATTCGGGTACAAACTAATGGAGATTGAATCCAATAGATACATATTGATAAACGATGTAGCGAACCATCTTCCACATCTGACTTTTGAGAGCACCGCTGGCGCCCAAGTGCTCCTATTCCTCGTGCTTGTACACATATTCATGCTCGGCGAGTCGTGCAAAGAAG AAGCATTGTGGGACTTTCTTCGTAAACTAAACATTATAAGATTTGAAAACGTCTTCCTACACGAATACTTCGGCGATATCAAGCAGCTGGTGACAGTT GATTTTGTGAATCAAAGATACCTGGAGAAAATAGTTAATAAGGATGATACGTCACAAGTCGAGTATGCGTGGGGGAGACGTGCGAAAAATGAGATTACTTATCGTTCCGCTTTGGAATTCGTGGCAGAA ATATATGATCAGTCTTCTCTAAATAACTGGAAATTGCAGTACAAAGCTGTGATCGCGCAAGAACAGGGAAAGCAATCATAA
- the LOC105287178 gene encoding uncharacterized protein LOC105287178 isoform X2, with the protein MVCFEDQYFNLNRSLLLVIGLWPYEQTNLARLRFIFFCVNLMSLIIFQLTVFVTSRCTPDVIITVLSVVFLVVIVKMQYILFSVNIKIKLLFCKIKQLLVQFRNIYGKLKDENEIAIAEKYNYKARRYTATFIMIAICSIFILIIAQTWMDICDIVLQINTSRSHNLILMTEYFVDQEKYYYVMLLHINITASIAVFILVAIGTMFITFLQYIYGLFKIASYRMEHSLDMDTLNNSMKDVNLVSKKIICAIVLQRQAMNLPKFLVNKLESMMFFLILFGVTSLSLNLFRAFQIASLGNNITEIIPHLIYAFAIISYMFVANYLGQNLTDYSKEVFFAAYNIQWYLTPIPIQKLILFLLQRGVIDFNVNVGRLFIPSLEGFTMLVKASVSYFTVIHSTR; encoded by the exons ATGGTCTGTTTCGAGGATCAATATTTCAACCTCAACAGAAGTCTTTTACTCGTTATTGGCTTGTGGCCTTATGAACAAACAAACCTTGCTCGACttcgatttattttcttctgcgTTAACCTGATGTCACTGATTATATTTCAA CTTACAGTATTTGTGACTTCAAGATGTACTCCGGATGTTATCATTACAGTGCTTTCTGTTGTGTTTCTTGTCGTTATTGTTAAGATGCAATACATCTTGTTCAGTGTTAATATCAAGATA AAATTACTCTTTTGCaagataaaacaattattggtACAATTCCGGAATATATACGGCAAGttaaaagatgaaaatgaaattgctattgcagaaaaatataattataaagcgAGACGTTATACGGCTACATTTATTA TGATTGCTATATGCAGCATATTCATACTTATCATTGCTCAAACTTGGATGGACATATGTGATATtgttttacaaattaatacaTCTCGGTCTCATAACTTAATACTAATGACAGAATATTTTGTCGATCAAGAAAAGTATTACTATGTTATGCtactacacataaatattacagCTTCTATAGCAGTATTTATATTAGTAGCAATAGGAACAATGTTTATTACATtcttgcaatatatatatgggTTGTTCAAAATTGccag CTACCGCATGGAACATTCATTAGACATGGATACATTAAACAATAGTATGAAAGACGTAAATCTTGTCtccaaaaaaataatttgcgctATAGTTCTTCAACGTCAAGCGATGAA TTTGCCGAAATTTCTGGTAAACAAATTGGAATCAatgatgttttttttaatactattTGGAGTGACTAGTTTAAGTCTCAATCTGTTCAGA GCTTTTCAGATTGCATCGCTtggaaataatattacagaGATAATACCTCATCTTATATATGCGTTTgctattatttcatatatgtTTGTTGCAAACTATCTCGGACAAAATCTTACGGATTATAGCAAAGAAGTTTTTTTTGCCGC ATACAATATTCAATGGTATTTAACTCCTATACCAATACAGAAATTGATACTGTTCCTGTTACAAAGAGGCGTAATAgattttaatgttaatgtcGGTCGATTATTCATTCCGTCTTTAGAAGGTTTTACTATG cTCGTAAAAGCTTCGGTGTCTTACTTCACTGTTATACATTCTACACggtaa
- the LOC105287178 gene encoding uncharacterized protein LOC105287178 isoform X1, whose product MVCFEDQYFNLNRSLLLVIGLWPYEQTNLARLRFIFFCVNLMSLIIFQLTVFVTSRCTPDVIITVLSVVFLVVIVKMQYILFSVNIKIKLLFCKIKQLLVQFRNIYGKLKDENEIAIAEKYNYKARRYTATFIMIAICSIFILIIAQTWMDICDIVLQINTSRSHNLILMTEYFVDQEKYYYVMLLHINITASIAVFILVAIGTMFITFLQYIYGLFKIASYRMEHSLDMDTLNNSMKDVNLVSKKIICAIVLQRQAMNLPKFLVNKLESMMFFLILFGVTSLSLNLFRAFQIASLGNNITEIIPHLIYAFAIISYMFVANYLGQNLTDYSKEVFFAAYNIQWYLTPIPIQKLILFLLQRGVIDFNVNVGRLFIPSLEGFTMVKKSVIKYILNSTLHTENNKE is encoded by the exons ATGGTCTGTTTCGAGGATCAATATTTCAACCTCAACAGAAGTCTTTTACTCGTTATTGGCTTGTGGCCTTATGAACAAACAAACCTTGCTCGACttcgatttattttcttctgcgTTAACCTGATGTCACTGATTATATTTCAA CTTACAGTATTTGTGACTTCAAGATGTACTCCGGATGTTATCATTACAGTGCTTTCTGTTGTGTTTCTTGTCGTTATTGTTAAGATGCAATACATCTTGTTCAGTGTTAATATCAAGATA AAATTACTCTTTTGCaagataaaacaattattggtACAATTCCGGAATATATACGGCAAGttaaaagatgaaaatgaaattgctattgcagaaaaatataattataaagcgAGACGTTATACGGCTACATTTATTA TGATTGCTATATGCAGCATATTCATACTTATCATTGCTCAAACTTGGATGGACATATGTGATATtgttttacaaattaatacaTCTCGGTCTCATAACTTAATACTAATGACAGAATATTTTGTCGATCAAGAAAAGTATTACTATGTTATGCtactacacataaatattacagCTTCTATAGCAGTATTTATATTAGTAGCAATAGGAACAATGTTTATTACATtcttgcaatatatatatgggTTGTTCAAAATTGccag CTACCGCATGGAACATTCATTAGACATGGATACATTAAACAATAGTATGAAAGACGTAAATCTTGTCtccaaaaaaataatttgcgctATAGTTCTTCAACGTCAAGCGATGAA TTTGCCGAAATTTCTGGTAAACAAATTGGAATCAatgatgttttttttaatactattTGGAGTGACTAGTTTAAGTCTCAATCTGTTCAGA GCTTTTCAGATTGCATCGCTtggaaataatattacagaGATAATACCTCATCTTATATATGCGTTTgctattatttcatatatgtTTGTTGCAAACTATCTCGGACAAAATCTTACGGATTATAGCAAAGAAGTTTTTTTTGCCGC ATACAATATTCAATGGTATTTAACTCCTATACCAATACAGAAATTGATACTGTTCCTGTTACAAAGAGGCGTAATAgattttaatgttaatgtcGGTCGATTATTCATTCCGTCTTTAGAAGGTTTTACTATGGTAAAgaaaagtgtaataaaatatattttaaatagtaCTTTACATACCGAGAACAATAaagaatga
- the LOC105287175 gene encoding odorant receptor 4 isoform X1, with product MCFKLREDMTRLENHHFSLNRILLRAIGLWPYEQSKFFRLHFILFSGILISAIIFQLTAFLTTRCTPDLILKVFSIVFIFCIFLLQYVSFGINVESVKELLIYLQDIRDELKDKNEIAITDEYGRDAKLCTAVLTMISIVGTFLIAITQVWSDVLNVILQINVSRSHNVPIITEYFISQEKYYYLIMLHQTTAVYIGVFTTVAIGTMLIAFYHNICGVFRIASYRIKHSIIFNMIQNSIKNEALISARIICAVDFHRRAMELTRSMVSTLQVMYCCLILFGVAALSLNLFRICQIATLKIDFMEMIIPLLMILIVIMYMYIANYLGQEVMDHCKDVFLNAYNSQWYIAPLRVQGLILFLLERGSTEFKLNVGGLYNASLEGFAMLVKASVSYFTVIYSTR from the exons ATGTGTTTCAAACTTCGTGAAGACATGACCCGTCTCGAAAATCACCATTTCAGTCTCAACAGAATTCTTTTACGTGCCATAGGCCTGTGGCCATATGAACAATCCAAATTCTTTCGGCTTCactttattcttttctctggTATTCTTATAAGTGCTATTATATTCCAG CTTACAGCATTTTTGACTACAAGATGTACTCCGGATCTGATTCTTAAGGTTTTCTCTATTGTgttcatattttgtatttttttattacaatacgTCTCGTTCGGTATTAATGTTGAATCA GTGAAAGAATTGTTGATCTATCTTCAAGACATACGTGACGAGTTAAAGGATAAAAACGAAATCGCTATCACAGATGAGTATGGCCGTGACGCGAAACTTTGCACAGCTGTTCTAACaa TGATTTCCATAGTTGGCACATTCTTAATAGCGATTACTCAAGTCTGGTCGGATgttcttaatgttattttgCAGATAAATGTATCCCGATCGCATAATGTGCCCATCattacagaatattttatcagtcaagaaaagtattattatttaattatgctgCACCAGACCACAGCAGTTTATATAGGAGTATTTACAACGGTAGCAATAGGAACAATGCTCATTGCATTTTATCACAATATCTGCGGCGTCTTTAGAATTGCTAG CTATCGCATCAAACattcaataatattcaatatgatACAAAACAGCATAAAAAATGAAGCTTTGATATCCGCAAGGATAATCTGTGCCGTGGATTTTCATCGTCGAGCTATGGA ATTAACGAGAAGTATGGTATCTACATTACAAGTAATGTATTGTTGCTTGATACTGTTTGGAGTGGCTGCTTTAAGCCTCAACTTATTTCGA aTTTGTCAAATTGCAACtttgaaaattgattttatggAGATGATTATCCCTCTTTTGATGATTCTTATTGTTatcatgtacatgtacattgCGAACTACCTTGGTCAAGAAGTCATGGATCATTGTAAAGATGTATTTCTTAATGC gTACAACTCTCAATGGTATATAGCTCCCTTACGAGTACAGGGCTTGATATTGTTTCTGTTAGAAAGGGGCTCAACGGAGTTTAAACTAAATGTCGGTGGACTCTATAATGCGTCGTTAGAAGGGTTTGCTATG CTTGTGAAAGCTTCGGTGtcgtattttactgttatataCTCAACACGATGA
- the LOC105287174 gene encoding odorant receptor 63a — MVRLEDQYFNINRILLIAIGLWPYEQTKFARFQFIFFCANLMALIIFQFTVLLTSKCTPDVIITVLSFMLLNIIVKIQYISFGINIKVIKQLLVQIRNIYGKLKDENEIAIAEKYNYKAKCYTTILTMIAVCSLFILIISQTWMDICDVVLRINTSRSHNLMIMTEYFVDQEKYYYFILLHINVTVSIAIFSVMAMGTMFLTFFQYSYGMFRIASYRIEHSLDMDTLKSNMKNVNLVSKKIICAIVIQRQAMNLPKFLVNKFELMMFCQVIIGVTTLSLNMFQAFQIASFGNDIIEVVPHLIYVFAITLYMFVSCYIGQELTDHSKEVFLAAYNIQWYLNPVRIQKLILFLLQRGITDFNVTIGRLFIPSFECFAMLIKTSMTYFTVIHSTR; from the exons ATGGTCCGTCTCGAGGATCAATATTTCAACATCAATAGAATTCTTTTAATCGCTATTGGTTTGTGGCCTTATGAACAAACAAAATTTGCtcgatttcaatttattttcttctgtgCTAATCTGATGGCACTGATTATATTTCAA TTTACAGTACTTTTGACTTCAAAATGTACTCCGGATGTCATCATTACAGTGCTTTCTTTTATGCTTCTTAACATTATTGTCAAAATACAATACATCTCGTTCGGTATTAATATCAAAGTA ATAAAACAATTACTGGTACAAATCCGGAATATATACGGAAAGTTGAaagatgaaaatgaaattgctattgcagaaaaatataattataaggcGAAATGTTATACGACTATACTTACAA TGATTGCTGTATGCAGCCTATTCATACTTATCATTTCTCAAACTTGGATGGACATATGTGATGTTGTTTTACGAATTAATACATCTCGGTCTCATAACTTAATGATAATGACGGAATATTTTGTCGATCAAGAAAAGTACTACTATTTTATTCTACTACACATAAATGTTACAGTTTCCATCGCAATATTTTCAGTAATGGCAATGGGAACAATGTTTCTTAcattctttcaatattcatatGGGATGTTCAGAATTGCCag CTATCGCATAGAACATTCATTAGACATGGATACATTAAAAAGTAACATGAAAAACGTAAATCTTGTCtccaagaaaataatttgcgcTATAGTTATTCAACGGCAAGCGATGAA TTTGCCGAAATTTCTGGTAAACAAATTCGAATTAATGATGTTTTGTCAAGTAATAATAGGAGTGACTACTTTAAGTCTCAATATGTTTCAA GCTTTTCAGATTGCATCATTTGGGAATGATATTATAGAGGTAGTACCGCATCTTATCTATGTATTTGCTATTACTTTATACATGTTCGTTTCATGCTATATTGGACAGGAACTCACGGATCATAGCAAAGAAGTATTTCTTGCCGC GTACAATATTCAATGGTATTTAAATCCTGTACGAATACAGAAATTGATACTGTTCCTGTTACAAAGGGGCATTACAGATTTTAATGTTACTATTGGTCGATTATTTATTCCGTCCTTTGAATGTTTTGCCATG CTCATAAAAACATCGATGActtattttactgttatacATTCTACACGCTAA
- the LOC105287178 gene encoding uncharacterized protein LOC105287178 isoform X3: MVCFEDQYFNLNRSLLLVIGLWPYEQTNLARLRFIFFCVNLMSLIIFQLTVFVTSRCTPDVIITVLSVVFLVVIVKMQYILFSVNIKIIKQLLVQFRNIYGKLKDENEIAIAEKYNYKARRYTATFIMIAICSIFILIIAQTWMDICDIVLQINTSRSHNLILMTEYFVDQEKYYYVMLLHINITASIAVFILVAIGTMFITFLQYIYGLFKIASYRMEHSLDMDTLNNSMKDVNLVSKKIICAIVLQRQAMNLPKFLVNKLESMMFFLILFGVTSLSLNLFRAFQIASLGNNITEIIPHLIYAFAIISYMFVANYLGQNLTDYSKEVFFAAYNIQWYLTPIPIQKLILFLLQRGVIDFNVNVGRLFIPSLEGFTMVKKSVIKYILNSTLHTENNKE; encoded by the exons ATGGTCTGTTTCGAGGATCAATATTTCAACCTCAACAGAAGTCTTTTACTCGTTATTGGCTTGTGGCCTTATGAACAAACAAACCTTGCTCGACttcgatttattttcttctgcgTTAACCTGATGTCACTGATTATATTTCAA CTTACAGTATTTGTGACTTCAAGATGTACTCCGGATGTTATCATTACAGTGCTTTCTGTTGTGTTTCTTGTCGTTATTGTTAAGATGCAATACATCTTGTTCAGTGTTAATATCAAGATA ataaaacaattattggtACAATTCCGGAATATATACGGCAAGttaaaagatgaaaatgaaattgctattgcagaaaaatataattataaagcgAGACGTTATACGGCTACATTTATTA TGATTGCTATATGCAGCATATTCATACTTATCATTGCTCAAACTTGGATGGACATATGTGATATtgttttacaaattaatacaTCTCGGTCTCATAACTTAATACTAATGACAGAATATTTTGTCGATCAAGAAAAGTATTACTATGTTATGCtactacacataaatattacagCTTCTATAGCAGTATTTATATTAGTAGCAATAGGAACAATGTTTATTACATtcttgcaatatatatatgggTTGTTCAAAATTGccag CTACCGCATGGAACATTCATTAGACATGGATACATTAAACAATAGTATGAAAGACGTAAATCTTGTCtccaaaaaaataatttgcgctATAGTTCTTCAACGTCAAGCGATGAA TTTGCCGAAATTTCTGGTAAACAAATTGGAATCAatgatgttttttttaatactattTGGAGTGACTAGTTTAAGTCTCAATCTGTTCAGA GCTTTTCAGATTGCATCGCTtggaaataatattacagaGATAATACCTCATCTTATATATGCGTTTgctattatttcatatatgtTTGTTGCAAACTATCTCGGACAAAATCTTACGGATTATAGCAAAGAAGTTTTTTTTGCCGC ATACAATATTCAATGGTATTTAACTCCTATACCAATACAGAAATTGATACTGTTCCTGTTACAAAGAGGCGTAATAgattttaatgttaatgtcGGTCGATTATTCATTCCGTCTTTAGAAGGTTTTACTATGGTAAAgaaaagtgtaataaaatatattttaaatagtaCTTTACATACCGAGAACAATAaagaatga